Genomic segment of Caproiciproducens sp. NJN-50:
ACAAAATACCGGATGGTAAACGTGGAGGACCCGAAAGAATTTATCGAAATCGCTTCCGCTGGCGACGGTGCGGACTCGCAGGATAAAGGTTCAGGCAAGGCCATGACATACGCCTTTAAGTACATGTGGCTTCGTGTATTTGCACTTCCAACCGGGGAGGACCCCGACAAGATTTCAAGTGCCGAATTGGATGATAAGGCCGAAAAAGAGGCAGAAAAAGCCCAAAAAGCCGCTCCTCAGTACATCGGCGAGATCAAGCAGACCGTCATACTCAAAGAGTTGCACCGTACCGGATGGAACGCAAAAGAAATGTTGGCGTACCTCGGCAAGAAGTTCCCGCACGACGTGCCCGATACCATCGGCCACATTACAGAAGCACAGTTTACGTTTATCGTGAAAGCTCTGGAAAAGCGCCCGGATAAGGACGCTGAACCGGCATGAGGATACAGTTTGACCGTGCACGATGGGCGCAGGACGGCGATGGTTTTTGGCTCTCACTCCGCACCAGAGCATCGGAGCAGGCGAAGATGTTTCTCGACGATATGCAGAACGGAAAGCTCTATGATGCTGAGATAAAAATCCACCGTGAAAAACGGTCGCTCGACGCCAACGCCTATGCATGGCTACTCATGGATAAACTCGCATCAAAACTCCATATATCTCCGGAGGAAATCTATCGCCTATATATTCACGATGTAGCCGGTAATTTTGTTATCCAGCCGGTTCGGGAAGATATGATTGAGCGATGGGATAAGATATGGTGCTCCGGTCACGTTGGCCGCATGACGGACGATCTCGGGGAGTGCAAGCATACGCCGGGATACCACAATATCCGTTGTTACCTCGGCTCCTCGGATTATGACTCCGCGCAAATGTCGCGCTTGATCGAGCTTATCGTTGACGATTGCAAAGCGCAGGGCATCCAAACCGATACGCCGGAGGAGATCGCAAAGAGGGAGGCGCTATGGACTTAGAACAAACAGCAATAAAACGGATTCAGTATGCCGCCGAGATTTCTGAAACGTACTATAATGCTCCGCTGATTGTTACATATTCCGGCGGCAAGGATTCAGAAGTCAATTTGGAACTAACAAAAAGGGCTGGAATTGATTTTGAAGTTCAACACAATCATACCACGGCGGATGCGCCGGAAACCGTGCGGCATGTCCGGGAAACATTTCACAGGTTGGAATTGGAAGGTATTCAATGCACGCTAAATCTTCCACGGTATAAATGGCAACCGGCTAGCATCTGGGGACTGATTCCGTCTTTTGGACCTCCAACACGAATCTTTCGATGGTGTTGCAAAATTTTCAAGGAATCTGGCGGTAAAAATCGTTGTGTTACTACTGGGGTACGCTGGGATGAAAGCACAGGCAGAAAGGCTAACCGTGGAGCG
This window contains:
- a CDS encoding phosphoadenosine phosphosulfate reductase family protein; translation: MDLEQTAIKRIQYAAEISETYYNAPLIVTYSGGKDSEVNLELTKRAGIDFEVQHNHTTADAPETVRHVRETFHRLELEGIQCTLNLPRYKWQPASIWGLIPSFGPPTRIFRWCCKIFKESGGKNRCVTTGVRWDESTGRKANRGALEAGRDNLFFDDNDESRKDFEACPIKGTTTINPIIEWKNSDVWSFARSEHLCMNPLYECGFSRVGCVGCPMAQKHRYDEFRRYPKYELNYRLAFGRMIKRRKAAGKPTQWKTADEVFDWWMEDKNLDGQIEFEGVK
- a CDS encoding ERF family protein translates to MNIYEKILAIMQDVQYLAKDDHVEFGKTNYKALSEEKVTAIMRAELIKYNLIVYPFQQDSNRAGSITHVDTKYRMVNVEDPKEFIEIASAGDGADSQDKGSGKAMTYAFKYMWLRVFALPTGEDPDKISSAELDDKAEKEAEKAQKAAPQYIGEIKQTVILKELHRTGWNAKEMLAYLGKKFPHDVPDTIGHITEAQFTFIVKALEKRPDKDAEPA